In a single window of the Osmerus eperlanus chromosome 4, fOsmEpe2.1, whole genome shotgun sequence genome:
- the irf10 gene encoding interferon regulatory factor 10 isoform X1, giving the protein MEERIKNLRLKEWVIAQIDSGQYAGLSWENVEKTLFRIPWKHAAKHDYKQNEDAALFKAWAVYKGKYREGRDKADPTMWKTRLRCALNKSTDFQEVPEHSQLDLSEPYKVYRINTETDTDMGQEFSQIKAHVINHGSPSSIPPQNLPVPQPQQDCKTESKNGDTVQILREAVVREHMYHWSEAPQDPRSPSLIITAPALTVTSISDIRLQVRLFYYGQLVLDVITCSPDGCFILQGQGPLGSERIYGPCSAQQISFPPPAVLHLPPDTTQAMTHLLPHLERGVLVWVAPDGLFIKRFCQGRVYWSGPLAQHTDRPNKLDRERTCKLLDMHIFQSEFRRYLQGEGHRPRYEIDLCFGEEFPNSSLQETNKLIMAQVVPLFAVDLLQSVQTAEKQHLDTFRTHGEEGQPDTLPPPQP; this is encoded by the exons ATGGAAGAGCGGATAAAGAACTTGCGCCTCAAAGAATGGGTGATTGCTCAAATAGACAGCGGACAATATGCAGGACTGAGCTGGGAGAATGTGGAAAAAACTTTGTTCAGGATTCCGTGGAAGCATGCTGCAAAGCATGATTATAAACAGAACGAAGACGCTGCTCTATTTAAG GCTTGGGCAGTCTATAAAGGGAAGTATCGTGAGGGGAGGGATAAGGCAGACCCCACCATGTGGAAGACCCGTCTGCGCTGTGCCCTCAATAAGAGCACAGACTTCCAGGAGGTTCCAGAGCACAGCCAGCTGGACCTGTCTGAGCCCTACAAGGTCTACCGTATCAACActgaaacagacacagacatgggcCAGG AGTTTTCTCAGATAAAGGCTCATGTAATCAACCATGGCAGCCCCTCCAGCATCCCCCCACAGAACCTCCCAGTTCCCCAGCCGCAG cAGGACTGTAAAACTGAAAGTAAAAATGGAGACACAGTCCAAATACTCAGAG AAGCAGTGGTAAGAGAACACATGTACCACTGGTCTGAGGCCCCACAGGACCCCAGGTCACCATCCCTGATCATCACGGCCCCTGCTCTCACTGTCACCTCCATCTCTG acaTCCGTCTACAGGTGCGGTTGTTCTACTATGGCCAGTTGGTTCTGGATGTGATTACCTGTTCTCCAGACGGCTGTTTCATCCTGCAGGGTCAGGGCCCCCTGGGCAGTGAGAGGATCTACGGGCCTTGCTCCGCCCAGCagatctcctttcctccccctgccgTGCTGCACCTGCCTCCAGACACCACCCAGGCCATGACCCACCTGCTCCCCCACCTGGAGAGGGGAGTTCTGGTATGGGTGGCCCCTGATGGCCTCTTCATCAAGCGCTTCTGCCAGGGCCGGGTGTACTGGAGCGGGCCCTTGGCCCAGCACACTGACAGGCCCAACAAACTGGACAGGGAGAGGACCTGTAAGCTGCTCGATATGCATATCTTTCAGAGTG AATTTAGGAGATATctccagggggaggggcataGGCCTCGCTATGAGATTGACCTCTGCTTTGGGGAGGAGTTTCCAAACTCCAGCCTACAGGAGACCAATAAGCTTATCATGGCTCAG GTGGTGCCCCTGTTTGCTGTAGATCTGCTGCAGAGTGTCCAGACAGCAGAGAAGCAACATTTGGACACCTTCAGAACCCATGGAGAAGAGGGCCAGCCAGacacccttccccctccccagccctaa
- the irf10 gene encoding interferon regulatory factor 10 isoform X3, whose translation MEERIKNLRLKEWVIAQIDSGQYAGLSWENVEKTLFRIPWKHAAKHDYKQNEDAALFKAWAVYKGKYREGRDKADPTMWKTRLRCALNKSTDFQEVPEHSQLDLSEPYKVYRINTETDTDMGQEFSQIKAHVINHGSPSSIPPQNLPVPQPQQDCKTESKNGDTVQILRAVVREHMYHWSEAPQDPRSPSLIITAPALTVTSISDIRLQVRLFYYGQLVLDVITCSPDGCFILQGQGPLGSERIYGPCSAQQISFPPPAVLHLPPDTTQAMTHLLPHLERGVLVWVAPDGLFIKRFCQGRVYWSGPLAQHTDRPNKLDRERTCKLLDMHIFQSEFRRYLQGEGHRPRYEIDLCFGEEFPNSSLQETNKLIMAQVVPLFAVDLLQSVQTAEKQHLDTFRTHGEEGQPDTLPPPQP comes from the exons ATGGAAGAGCGGATAAAGAACTTGCGCCTCAAAGAATGGGTGATTGCTCAAATAGACAGCGGACAATATGCAGGACTGAGCTGGGAGAATGTGGAAAAAACTTTGTTCAGGATTCCGTGGAAGCATGCTGCAAAGCATGATTATAAACAGAACGAAGACGCTGCTCTATTTAAG GCTTGGGCAGTCTATAAAGGGAAGTATCGTGAGGGGAGGGATAAGGCAGACCCCACCATGTGGAAGACCCGTCTGCGCTGTGCCCTCAATAAGAGCACAGACTTCCAGGAGGTTCCAGAGCACAGCCAGCTGGACCTGTCTGAGCCCTACAAGGTCTACCGTATCAACActgaaacagacacagacatgggcCAGG AGTTTTCTCAGATAAAGGCTCATGTAATCAACCATGGCAGCCCCTCCAGCATCCCCCCACAGAACCTCCCAGTTCCCCAGCCGCAG cAGGACTGTAAAACTGAAAGTAAAAATGGAGACACAGTCCAAATACTCAGAG CAGTGGTAAGAGAACACATGTACCACTGGTCTGAGGCCCCACAGGACCCCAGGTCACCATCCCTGATCATCACGGCCCCTGCTCTCACTGTCACCTCCATCTCTG acaTCCGTCTACAGGTGCGGTTGTTCTACTATGGCCAGTTGGTTCTGGATGTGATTACCTGTTCTCCAGACGGCTGTTTCATCCTGCAGGGTCAGGGCCCCCTGGGCAGTGAGAGGATCTACGGGCCTTGCTCCGCCCAGCagatctcctttcctccccctgccgTGCTGCACCTGCCTCCAGACACCACCCAGGCCATGACCCACCTGCTCCCCCACCTGGAGAGGGGAGTTCTGGTATGGGTGGCCCCTGATGGCCTCTTCATCAAGCGCTTCTGCCAGGGCCGGGTGTACTGGAGCGGGCCCTTGGCCCAGCACACTGACAGGCCCAACAAACTGGACAGGGAGAGGACCTGTAAGCTGCTCGATATGCATATCTTTCAGAGTG AATTTAGGAGATATctccagggggaggggcataGGCCTCGCTATGAGATTGACCTCTGCTTTGGGGAGGAGTTTCCAAACTCCAGCCTACAGGAGACCAATAAGCTTATCATGGCTCAG GTGGTGCCCCTGTTTGCTGTAGATCTGCTGCAGAGTGTCCAGACAGCAGAGAAGCAACATTTGGACACCTTCAGAACCCATGGAGAAGAGGGCCAGCCAGacacccttccccctccccagccctaa
- the irf10 gene encoding interferon regulatory factor 10 isoform X2: MEERIKNLRLKEWVIAQIDSGQYAGLSWENVEKTLFRIPWKHAAKHDYKQNEDAALFKAWAVYKGKYREGRDKADPTMWKTRLRCALNKSTDFQEVPEHSQLDLSEPYKVYRINTETDTDMGQEFSQIKAHVINHGSPSSIPPQNLPVPQPQDCKTESKNGDTVQILREAVVREHMYHWSEAPQDPRSPSLIITAPALTVTSISDIRLQVRLFYYGQLVLDVITCSPDGCFILQGQGPLGSERIYGPCSAQQISFPPPAVLHLPPDTTQAMTHLLPHLERGVLVWVAPDGLFIKRFCQGRVYWSGPLAQHTDRPNKLDRERTCKLLDMHIFQSEFRRYLQGEGHRPRYEIDLCFGEEFPNSSLQETNKLIMAQVVPLFAVDLLQSVQTAEKQHLDTFRTHGEEGQPDTLPPPQP; encoded by the exons ATGGAAGAGCGGATAAAGAACTTGCGCCTCAAAGAATGGGTGATTGCTCAAATAGACAGCGGACAATATGCAGGACTGAGCTGGGAGAATGTGGAAAAAACTTTGTTCAGGATTCCGTGGAAGCATGCTGCAAAGCATGATTATAAACAGAACGAAGACGCTGCTCTATTTAAG GCTTGGGCAGTCTATAAAGGGAAGTATCGTGAGGGGAGGGATAAGGCAGACCCCACCATGTGGAAGACCCGTCTGCGCTGTGCCCTCAATAAGAGCACAGACTTCCAGGAGGTTCCAGAGCACAGCCAGCTGGACCTGTCTGAGCCCTACAAGGTCTACCGTATCAACActgaaacagacacagacatgggcCAGG AGTTTTCTCAGATAAAGGCTCATGTAATCAACCATGGCAGCCCCTCCAGCATCCCCCCACAGAACCTCCCAGTTCCCCAGCCGCAG GACTGTAAAACTGAAAGTAAAAATGGAGACACAGTCCAAATACTCAGAG AAGCAGTGGTAAGAGAACACATGTACCACTGGTCTGAGGCCCCACAGGACCCCAGGTCACCATCCCTGATCATCACGGCCCCTGCTCTCACTGTCACCTCCATCTCTG acaTCCGTCTACAGGTGCGGTTGTTCTACTATGGCCAGTTGGTTCTGGATGTGATTACCTGTTCTCCAGACGGCTGTTTCATCCTGCAGGGTCAGGGCCCCCTGGGCAGTGAGAGGATCTACGGGCCTTGCTCCGCCCAGCagatctcctttcctccccctgccgTGCTGCACCTGCCTCCAGACACCACCCAGGCCATGACCCACCTGCTCCCCCACCTGGAGAGGGGAGTTCTGGTATGGGTGGCCCCTGATGGCCTCTTCATCAAGCGCTTCTGCCAGGGCCGGGTGTACTGGAGCGGGCCCTTGGCCCAGCACACTGACAGGCCCAACAAACTGGACAGGGAGAGGACCTGTAAGCTGCTCGATATGCATATCTTTCAGAGTG AATTTAGGAGATATctccagggggaggggcataGGCCTCGCTATGAGATTGACCTCTGCTTTGGGGAGGAGTTTCCAAACTCCAGCCTACAGGAGACCAATAAGCTTATCATGGCTCAG GTGGTGCCCCTGTTTGCTGTAGATCTGCTGCAGAGTGTCCAGACAGCAGAGAAGCAACATTTGGACACCTTCAGAACCCATGGAGAAGAGGGCCAGCCAGacacccttccccctccccagccctaa
- the irf10 gene encoding interferon regulatory factor 10 isoform X4 — translation MEERIKNLRLKEWVIAQIDSGQYAGLSWENVEKTLFRIPWKHAAKHDYKQNEDAALFKAWAVYKGKYREGRDKADPTMWKTRLRCALNKSTDFQEVPEHSQLDLSEPYKVYRINTETDTDMGQEFSQIKAHVINHGSPSSIPPQNLPVPQPQDCKTESKNGDTVQILRAVVREHMYHWSEAPQDPRSPSLIITAPALTVTSISDIRLQVRLFYYGQLVLDVITCSPDGCFILQGQGPLGSERIYGPCSAQQISFPPPAVLHLPPDTTQAMTHLLPHLERGVLVWVAPDGLFIKRFCQGRVYWSGPLAQHTDRPNKLDRERTCKLLDMHIFQSEFRRYLQGEGHRPRYEIDLCFGEEFPNSSLQETNKLIMAQVVPLFAVDLLQSVQTAEKQHLDTFRTHGEEGQPDTLPPPQP, via the exons ATGGAAGAGCGGATAAAGAACTTGCGCCTCAAAGAATGGGTGATTGCTCAAATAGACAGCGGACAATATGCAGGACTGAGCTGGGAGAATGTGGAAAAAACTTTGTTCAGGATTCCGTGGAAGCATGCTGCAAAGCATGATTATAAACAGAACGAAGACGCTGCTCTATTTAAG GCTTGGGCAGTCTATAAAGGGAAGTATCGTGAGGGGAGGGATAAGGCAGACCCCACCATGTGGAAGACCCGTCTGCGCTGTGCCCTCAATAAGAGCACAGACTTCCAGGAGGTTCCAGAGCACAGCCAGCTGGACCTGTCTGAGCCCTACAAGGTCTACCGTATCAACActgaaacagacacagacatgggcCAGG AGTTTTCTCAGATAAAGGCTCATGTAATCAACCATGGCAGCCCCTCCAGCATCCCCCCACAGAACCTCCCAGTTCCCCAGCCGCAG GACTGTAAAACTGAAAGTAAAAATGGAGACACAGTCCAAATACTCAGAG CAGTGGTAAGAGAACACATGTACCACTGGTCTGAGGCCCCACAGGACCCCAGGTCACCATCCCTGATCATCACGGCCCCTGCTCTCACTGTCACCTCCATCTCTG acaTCCGTCTACAGGTGCGGTTGTTCTACTATGGCCAGTTGGTTCTGGATGTGATTACCTGTTCTCCAGACGGCTGTTTCATCCTGCAGGGTCAGGGCCCCCTGGGCAGTGAGAGGATCTACGGGCCTTGCTCCGCCCAGCagatctcctttcctccccctgccgTGCTGCACCTGCCTCCAGACACCACCCAGGCCATGACCCACCTGCTCCCCCACCTGGAGAGGGGAGTTCTGGTATGGGTGGCCCCTGATGGCCTCTTCATCAAGCGCTTCTGCCAGGGCCGGGTGTACTGGAGCGGGCCCTTGGCCCAGCACACTGACAGGCCCAACAAACTGGACAGGGAGAGGACCTGTAAGCTGCTCGATATGCATATCTTTCAGAGTG AATTTAGGAGATATctccagggggaggggcataGGCCTCGCTATGAGATTGACCTCTGCTTTGGGGAGGAGTTTCCAAACTCCAGCCTACAGGAGACCAATAAGCTTATCATGGCTCAG GTGGTGCCCCTGTTTGCTGTAGATCTGCTGCAGAGTGTCCAGACAGCAGAGAAGCAACATTTGGACACCTTCAGAACCCATGGAGAAGAGGGCCAGCCAGacacccttccccctccccagccctaa
- the zmp:0000000926 gene encoding ataxin-1-like encodes MNPSPDRGKECLPPKKRESRQGSADQRLPLDEFKSPAPLRTRPTSTGRGEGGREASDGLLTNPSLHFLPSPPPLPAPAPSVPLPLPWPLAFSPSVPLPYLQGQVGERRGSVSPSWRDEHLPPPIPRWLREGPLTLPPSPSSSSSSFKSPYSADSREMWSYYNTGRRDYSSPLFSPSHLLSHGPLYPPDLSLAEGRHRYLGKRPNGLDGPGSRTASASRALPTGEYSNDLSRTRLDSSAHGSHANGRRRNQEEPASRSHSGGPLFPDSLAQEGPDSHSSLQDRDPREAAKISSSPQSPGTDPQVGRGVLLDPLGGSPVEAHIYYSLGSVYPGLQQSHHTQAQAQAYPLYSPSGTPLYREPGARLHSLRNSQHSPQGQLNSHGAQLNRERDREREQVKDRERERDKEKHRERDREKGREQDRERERERERESERERQRSRDRDLSPGQYLSYPPGSSPAPYPQPQSQPPALLPHFAKGSLIELAGGRLKRVEELRTEDFLRSADTSPEFHLSTCTVLLITHGNAHGFNHLQVLLTDRNTQELLTVLVEYPFFVRDQGWSSCCPQRTLQLYGLPCRQLTEGDVCLALTPTPRTHTRTASRAQRTHTRPRTGPESNTSREEMPPPPPPPPLPHHALAHPLPPPPPSTADRPVQEQPRPRKRRWSAPDLLPPTGTDKPPPDLPHGSKQRKWQ; translated from the exons ATGAATCCCAGCCCCGACCGCGGCAAAGAGTGCCTCCCCCCCAAGAAGAGGGAGTCTCGGCAGGGCTCGGCAGACCAGCGACTCCCCCTGGACGAGTTCAAATCACCCGCGCCCCTCCGGACCCGTCCCACCAgcactgggagaggggaggggggtagggaagCCAGCGATGGGCTTCTAACTAACCCAagcctccacttcctcccctctcccccgcccctccctgccccagcccccagtGTTCCTCTACCCCTGCCATGGCCCCTGGCCTTCTCCccttctgtccccctcccctacctccaGGGCCAGGTAGGGGAGAGGCGGGggtctgtttctccctcctggAGAGACGAGCATCTGCCCCCACCCATCCCCAGATGGCTCAGAGAAGGACCCCttactcttcctccttccccctcctcctcctcctcttcctttaaGAGCCCTTACTCAGCTGACTCCAGAGAGATGTGGTCCTACTACAACACTGGCCGGCGAGactactcctcccctctcttctccccctcccacctgctCAGCCATGGCCCTCTGTACCCCCCCGACCTCTCCCTGGCCGAGGGCAGGCACAGGTACCTGGGCAAGAGGCCCAATGGGCTGGATGGGCCAGGCAGCAGGACTGCCTCTGCATCCAGGGCGCTCCCCACAGGAGAGTACAGCAATGACCTCAGCCGAACAAGATTGGACAGCAGTGCCCATGGTTCTCATGCCAACGGCAGGCGGAGAAACCAGGAGGAGCCTGCCAGTCGCTCCCATTCAGGAGGGCCGCTGTTCCCAGATTCCCTTGCTCAGGAGGGCCCTGACTCACATTCCTCTCTGCAGGACAGGGACCCCCGCGAGGCGGCCAAAAtctcctccagtcctcagtCTCCTGGGACAGACCcccaggtagggaggggggtccTGCTGGACCCCCTGGGGGGCTCACCAGTCGAGGCCCACATTTATTACTCCCTTGGATCTGTGTACCCTGGTCTCCAGCAGAGTCACCacacccaggcccaggcccaggcctacCCACTCTACAGCCCATCAGGAACACCTCTGTACAGGGAGCCGGGGGCCAGGCTCCACAGCTTGAGGAACTCTCAGCACTCACCCCAGGGCCAGCTCAACAGCCACGGGGCACAgctcaacagagagagagaccgcgaGAGAGAGCAAGTTAAAGaccgagaaagggagagagacaaagaaaaacacagagagagagacagagagaagggccgAGAGCAggaccgagagagagaacgagagagagaacgagagagtgaacgagagagacagaggagcagagacagagacctCTCACCAGGACAGTACCTATCCTATCCTCCTggctccagcccagccccctacccccagcctcagtcccagcccCCTGCGCTCCTACCTCACTTTGCCAAGGGATCTCTGATCGAGCTGGCGGGCGGACGCCTGAAGCGGGTGGAGGAGCTGCGGACAGAAGACTTCCTGCGGAGCGCCGACACCTCCCCAGAGTTCCACCTGAGCACCTGCACCGTGCTGCTCATCACCCACGGCAACGCTCATGGTTTCAATCACCTGCAGGTGCTACTCACCGACCGGAACACTCAG GAGCTCCTGACAGTGTTGGTGGAGTATCCGTTCTTTGTGAGGGACCAAGGCTGGTCTTCCTGCTGTCCCCAGAGAACGCTGCAGCTCTACGGCCTGCCCTGCCGCCAGCTCACCGAGGGAGACGTCTGCCTggccctcacccccacaccccgcacacacacacgcacagcctcacgggcccaacgcacacacacccggcCCAGGACTGGACCAGAGTCCAACACAAGCAGGGAGGAGatgccacctcctccccctccccctcctctccctcaccacgccctcgcccaccctctcccccctcctccaccctcgacAGCAGACCGCCCTGTCCAGGAGCAGCCACGCCCACGCAAAAGGCGTTGGTCTGCCCCTGACCTTCTCCCCCCTACTGGGACTGACAAGCCACCTCCAGATTTACCTCACGGCTCTAAACAGAGGAAGTGGCAGTAG